A window of the Peromyscus leucopus breed LL Stock chromosome 22, UCI_PerLeu_2.1, whole genome shotgun sequence genome harbors these coding sequences:
- the LOC119086449 gene encoding formin-like protein 14, with protein sequence MAAVLPPPPRPPPPPPPPPGERRRRGLAGSPAAQPPAAPGFLPRRDPASAAASPSGARPPPPPGLFTPFGPSRRRRRLLSTPAPLPTRPPPPPPPQPGLSGASSSHRTRRNRDSNRAGRKLPRNCRRGGEPGGQSTSGFSAIEQRPHRSFCNPLPAPPPFSAPPQAPPTAATHWDSALVATAHDLPKGMSISVLPPSPAPRTLGASLSPPTRPRLCDFNFPLGVIAHL encoded by the exons ATGGCGGCTGTGCtaccgccgccgccccgcccgccaccgccaccgccaccgccacccg GCGAACGGAGGAGGCGAGGTCTCGCGGGCTCGCCCGCCGCACAGCCGCCCGCGGCCCCCGGCTTCCTCCCAAGACGCGACCCTGCCTCCGCCGCCGCTTCGCCCTCGGGGGCtcggccaccgccgccgcccgggCTGTTTACACCGTTCGGCCCctcacgccgccgccgccgccttctCTCCACCCCAGCGCCGCTGCCGACTCGGCCGCCGCCACCTCCTCCGCCGCAGCCTGGTCTCTCTGGAGCATCTTCCAGCCACCGGACACGGAGAAACAGAGACTCCAACCGCGCCGGCAGGAAACTCCCCCGCAACTGCCGGAGGGGGGGGGAACCAGGCGGTCAGAGCACCAGCGGCTTTTCCGCCATTGAGCAGCGGCCGCACCGCTCCTTCTGCAACCCCCTCCCCGCACCGCCGCCTTTCTCCGCCCCTCCGCAGGCTCCGCCCACCGCAGCCACCCATTGGGACTCCGCGCTTGTCGCTACGGCTCACGATTTGCCGAAAGGCATGTCAATCTCCGTTCTCCCGCCCAGTCCGGCCCCCAGGACCCTCGGAGCTTCGCTTTCCCCGCCCACGCGGCCCCGCCTCTGTGACTTTAATTTCCCATTGGGCGTCATTGCCCACCTCTAA